One Carya illinoinensis cultivar Pawnee chromosome 5, C.illinoinensisPawnee_v1, whole genome shotgun sequence genomic window, TAGGGTTTTCTTATGCTACGGAGGCCCATGGGTTTTGGGTACTGAAGGGTTACGCACCGGTGCTGGGAATGAAACTCGCGCGTTATAAAGGTCATAAATATCGGTTTCCTGTTATAGAAGCGAAAGAATCATTGATAAGATACGCTCTTGCGCACCAGCAATTGGAGGCCGTTATTCAGTTTGAATATTCGGTTACATTCTACGATGGGTTTCTTCACGTGAACACGCGTGTCGATAACATACGACTCCACGTGGCAAAGCTAGGATTTAATGAAAGCGAAGACGTGCATTATGCAGAAGAGAGGCATTTCCCGTCGAGGATTCGGTTTTGGGTCGGTCCGGAAGTCGGGGCAACGTACGTGGCCGGAGTGAGCTTGGGTCGGTCCACGAACAACGGAGAGAAAGAAGTGGAAACGCAAAAAATAGTGAAGGGTAGTTTTGAGAAAGCAAAGGTTCAGAGGGTGAAAGCCCTGGAAACAACATCGACGAGGACGCGGACGAAGAATTGGAGGTGGGACCAAGACACTGAAGGAAACGCAGCAATTTTCGATGCGGTTTTATACGACGACATGACGGGTCTTGAAGCAGCCACGTGGAATCCACACAGTGGTGTTACTAGTAAAACGGGGCATGGTCTTCAAAATCGATATACCGGAGCGAATAGGCCGTTTACCAAAACCGGGGGATTGGTATTCGCGGGGGATGTGTATGGAGAGGGAGTAAGTTGGAGGTTGAGCAAAGAGATGGAAGGGAGTGTGTTGAAGTGGAGGATAGGAGGGCAAGTTTGGCTAAGTTACTTGCCTAATGAGGTAAAGAGTTCGTATTTTGAGACGAGGTGCGTGGAGTGGTGTGATGAGGTTGATTTGCCTTTGATTCGTGATAAATAATTCAGCTTGTAAGAAATTActtataattatgtaaaattaattgATGTACGTTATAAAGGTCTACGTGTTTTAGTACTCTGGTTCGATGTGCATGTTTATTATTAAGATATGATACAGTGTAAAACTGCAATATTGCTTTAAACCAATTATTATCCGGCAGAACATCATGACTTTTAGGTTCGTTTATCTAAaatgttttagatgaaagttggaCAAACCCAAGTTTTGAACCAACACGTACGCCACAATTAGGGATAATTGTGGCATtcctatttatatatagttcatGTGCCCGTGCTTAGGAATCAGATTTGAGACTTCttaacaagaaagaaagatatgTATTAGTTAAAATACGAAACACAAACTACAAATTAGTGTGTGTCTATATGTATATGTACAGGGGactcaaaaaaagaagaagaagcaaataCAACAATAAATCACAGGtatgaataagaaaaataggcATTCTGAATTTCAACACTCGAAAATTGGTCtaaatatatacaaatgaataataatatgacTCATTATCTTGTCTGCATTCATGTCGATCAATATggtcaaatattaaaaaataattttataagtcAATAGATCAAATAAGAAagttatttaagattaaaaaaataatatttgtagtaaACAGTATGATAGACGTATCGTTATTGCATTTGGGTTACAGGTACTGCTTGTTGGATACGAGTTGCGAGGTGGTAGTCGGCCTTGGGTTCGTCCTGAGAGCCTGGAATGCACGAGTGAAGGTCCAGCAACCCGAAGTCCAAGACTAGGGAACGACACTAAAATAGGTATCCGGcctgcatttttttatttttcaaaaatatcaaacttctttaatttaatataatataacctGTGGCACGTTGCCTTGGGCACGAGTCACGACATATCGAATCCAAGTGTCAGATTCTTCGCTTGATGCGGAGTGAATTATCCTGATAAGAGAGCATTTGAGgggataagtttttttttaatgaaattttttaccCAAACacctgaaaatatatatattgaattattaaatgttaaaaatttaCATTGTCCACTGTTAAATTAACAAATTATGCTAATTCCTTGTTAATTTAGGCTCTATTTgtatgatgaaaatattttatcttattttataaaattattataactttttttacatataataaataatttaatttttttaaatattaaaaataacattttattttttttttattttttatttctttaagttacCTCATATTTTCTCGATGTACAAACGGGAcgtaaatatattaattttgaaatacaCCGCCTTTACGTGGGACCAGAGACAAAAAGCGTAACGGAGACCGAGAATAAATTACGAAAAACAACAAATGCAATCGTACTTGGTTTCCCTTGTGATCACTGCAATGCACATAACGCCCGCGTGCAGTAAAATATGATATCAAGAATTCAGAAAGCTTATTTCAAAGCTACGTACAGTGCCGGGTAGCATTGGGTCCCGTTTCCTTCACTACATGCCTCATTGACATGTGAAATTTATAGCACGGGCCACGCGGCCTTCCCAACCACCCTAACTTTACTCTCTCTCCCACGCTTCACGGACTGCTAGAGGACTCACCGTACCACCCCAAGCACCTTCCCTGTTCGTCCTGTACTTACTTTCCGACTTTGGTTGTTGCGGTAATGGAAGATGGAGAGTGGATTTTGGTGCGGCCACCGGCAGAGAAGGAACTCTGGAATCCCAGTTTAGAGGATGCAGAAACTTCTAAGCCTTTGAAACTTGTGTTTTCTGGGCCGGCGAAGCACTGGACCGATGCGATTCCTATTGGGAACGGGCGGCTTGGAGCGATGATTTGGGGTGGTGTGGCATCAGAAACTCTCCAACTTAAtggtaaaaagaaaaacaacggCCAATGCCGGATCCCCTCGTGTTTTTAAGAACTGCACATTGAGTTTTGAGAGTAAAATTATTTGGTTATGACATGCTTGGTAGTTCAGAAAtcgaaagaaaattaaagtaaGAAAAGTAGTTGAGTAAGGTTGCTCAAGACTCAGGTGGATGATTTTGTTATATCttacctttaatttttttttttttttaccatttttaaTATCGACAAGTTTGAGTTTGTTTACTTTCTTATTGATTAGCAaacg contains:
- the LOC122309972 gene encoding uncharacterized protein LOC122309972 yields the protein MLDIWSWICELSNLDEGDSHNVLELARSGPGQQTQIIQLIAERTSGSNTDTLMTFTICSHGFDSSDVQMTIWVSDACPLFSPQPFLPLLLQLLQELISRSPKARDSTCPRSQLQKLKQDPISWIMESHSLESFSSFFNQVFLMRLFWLCVCDSPSEVGSLYFHSLLAPNIEALSCKHMPVLRTFFISVGVDVEQCFMRTLGYMITKWLILKEVGVGLQTLTPDKNLGFSYATEAHGFWVLKGYAPVLGMKLARYKGHKYRFPVIEAKESLIRYALAHQQLEAVIQFEYSVTFYDGFLHVNTRVDNIRLHVAKLGFNESEDVHYAEERHFPSRIRFWVGPEVGATYVAGVSLGRSTNNGEKEVETQKIVKGSFEKAKVQRVKALETTSTRTRTKNWRWDQDTEGNAAIFDAVLYDDMTGLEAATWNPHSGVTSKTGHGLQNRYTGANRPFTKTGGLVFAGDVYGEGVSWRLSKEMEGSVLKWRIGGQVWLSYLPNEVKSSYFETRCVEWCDEVDLPLIRDK